TTATTGCCACACACTATCTCTTAGATCTTCAAAATTGCCATGATGAAACTAGGATGGATAATTTCTGTTGAGAACATTATGATGCATATATATTCTTATTAAGGCtggctttcttcttctttttcccaagTAATTACACAACCAAaccatttgaaataaaaatccCAGTAAAACATCTTCTTGCAAGACCAACTTTTttgggcaaaaatggcccattatcatcaattttggaaataatttgctcagaaacactgtttccgaactatatagcaatctaccactttttcgggcctatagcggcgttttcctgaaaaatttttttataagtcccataacaggttcaaggggccctatagtggcgtttttaagccctatagtgacgtttttgggccctatagcggcgttttcctgcaaaatttttttataagtcccataacagtttcaaggggccttatagtggcgtttttaagccctatagtgacgtttttgggccctatagcagcgttttcccgcaaaattttttttataagtccccataacaggttcaaggggccctatagtggcgttttttaagccctatagtgacgttttcgggccttatagcggcgttttcgaaaaaagtggtattttcctaattatttccgaaacagtgctctgttgttaaatatttcaaaaattaatgctaatgggccatttttgccaaCTTTTTTGTGCTCATTTGATAAACCCAAACATTCAAAGAGCGGGTCcatctcaaaaaccttgaaatTCCATGGGTCTAACTCttgataacaataaaaaatagttggCTCAACTATTACCAGGGTtctcttcctcaaaaaaaaaaactattaccaGGGTTCTCtagaataataaataactaGTCGTAGACCCACGCGATGCGTGGGAATATACAACTATTTCGTAACATGGTATAATGTATGATTTATTCTATAAAACGTACTAGAgatattatttctaaaattatttttcgtCTTTCCatttctacaaatatatcattcattattttgagtaaaaaaaaaaaagccgaggtgcatttgattaatattattccttttttttttttttttgagataaaagatagaaatagtATTCTTTTTTCAAGTGATCTATATTATTCAAACTTGTGTATAGtgtgttatggttttttttttttttttttcttctacaactaaaatttttgagttccaaaattaattatttgattttctcattctcttaagaaGATTTTCATGATAACCAAACCTTatcacaaatttacaattgatattattcaaataatttatagagacattcaaatacataatcatctcacttctaaaatatctaaaaattaactcaaaccaaaactataagagGGATAGAGAGTATATGTGATATATAACTCAAAAAACACACCACCAAAGTGTATCATCCAAAAgaagaggaacaaaaataaaaataaaaacaaaaaattcatcaatctaaaatagagttgcaagaaagaattaataagagagagagagagagagagagagagagagagagaacaatcacctttttggaagagaatgtgagacaaataacaaaatcatataaaagaaaatgatgagTAGAAGAATATTCAAAACTAAAcatccaccaaaagaaagaatatatatatatatatatatatagagagagagagagagagagagagagagagagagagagagagagagagaattcacCTTTTTGTGTGAGCAAAATATGGTTTGAATGgaatagaaaataacaaatttttatagtaaaaaaaatggggagaagaagagtcaaaataaaaggaagatgaagggatgGAGAAATTGTAATTAGGTTAAGATAtagagtagtggggagataaaaatataaaaataagtaaatgttGGAGAATGTATAATTGTAAAGTGGCaaattaataaggagaaaaatatatatatattttttttaaaagagagaaaatattgaaaataggTTGATAATATGGTGTTAATGTAGCTCAACAGGAATGCAGCAACATTAAACtctacgcttcaacttttagatatatatagatagataagCTTCAGCAAAGAATTTTAATAGGAACCTGGATTGCAAACTGGTGCTCTAAACTGATCATATCAGGGGGATTGGCTTTGCACTACTTCAGATAAGGTTCCAATGGGTTCATGGATTGGGTCTTGTATTTGTTGGAAAATACATGGTTTGGGCTAATGTCTGGGCCAAATCATTGGCTTTATTTATAACTAGATCCGGCGTTGGTGTACAATTTACGatgatttttattatcattaggCTAAAATACCAATTGCTTTTTGGCAAAAtaccattttagtccctacatttttggAGTCACTATCAATTTGGTGCTTCTTATTTTTAACTTGTAGTTAATTTAATCCTTACATTTTGATAGCAGTCAAATTGCTCACTGTTATTATCAACTTGGAAGCAATTTGATGCCTGTTATCTTCAATTTggaaactttaccaattgattATCATTAATTTagaaactttatcaattgagctaactagaacccataAAGCCTAACTATTTGGAAAATCTccaatatcaaattttattcatCAATCGTCAAATTTCATGTCGGCTTCTATTTTgcaattttgagaaaatatcaaacatttatattttgtattaggGTCTCTTTCGCAATCTTTGCTGCGAAATACTCAGCATGGAGCTCGTGGTGCAGTACTAATTTGGGATAACATGCTTAATTGTTATTTGTTAAGGTTGatgggaaaattttgataatcaattttcttaattgattttaacAAAGGATGgattttacatataaaaacaCTCAAAATTGGCACCTTTCGTAATTAATTCTGCTAGATTGTTTTGTTGTATATTGATCTAGAcgtgaaaattttttacttaacAAGGGCCTTGATAGACATCACCGTATTCGACATCTATTCATTTACTTTTTTCTGGtatgtttttttcttataattgactttcaaaaagcaaagaaaaggaaatccaTATATATTAATACTTAATTTCTTTTACCAGCTCCTTCGTTGGGAAGTGCATTAAGTTCTAGATGAAGATGAAAACAGAAAATGGAATGCAAGCAAGGTTCTTGACTTTCTaagttatataaatataaaatttgtcaATTCTCTAGTCTATTATAGTAAGAATTTTCCTTATCAATCATCTTTTGCATGTTCATCTTTTAGCTGCTTTTAGAATTATATTTCATGATACCGTGAGAggcaatttataattaataatcaTCTTGTTAGTCCCTGATTTTATCTAGTATCTTTTGAAACTGACCACTAGTTCAACTTTGACTGCTTGGCTTGTAAGCTGCTAACTTCACCTTCATTTTGTTGAGCAGGTGCTGTTTTGTTCTAAATATTCCAAGTAAGGTAGCCCACAATTGGACCAGCATATTGGAGTTGGTAAAATGGAGGTAAGGACAGGCTCGAATGGAAATACAAATGAGGACGCTGCAATAAAAAACAATGAAGAAGCAGAGAAAAGCCCTTCCATGATTAATGATCAAGATAATATAGGAGAGAAGAATACCAACACTGTTTCATTTCTCAAGCTGTTCTCATTTGCGGATTCCACTGATGTTCTCTTGATGATCATTGGCACAATAGGTGCCATTGGGAATGGGCTAGGTACGCCTATATTGACAATACTCTTTGGGGAAATGATTAATGCTGCGGGAAATAATCAGAATAACAAAGACATGGTTCGTGAAGTTTCGAAGGTAAAAATATGCTCCAAAAGCTTAATTTATGATGTCAATTTCAATCTTTATCACTAGAAAGTGTAGTTGAACATTTCGTTTTattcttaacttatttttgacgTAACAATTAAAAAGTCCCATCTAAATTCTATTAATGTTATCATTTAGTTCTTCAATTGAAAACTTATCTTGATTTTAAAGATGTATGTGAacccttccttttcctttctgaTATGCTATTATTGATAGAAGGTGACATTTAGTACCCTGGTACTGTTTTAGGTTTGTGTAAAAATTCTCTACGTGGCAGCAGGGATAGGTGTTGCAGGATTCCTCCGTAAGTACATTCCATGATCAAAAATTACTGCAGAATTTTTATGCATAAAAGAAAACCTTTCATCTATCAGGCATTGAGAAATGGTAAACTTGTCTTTGTTCTTGTTAGAGGTGGCTTGCTGGATGGTCACAGGGGAGCGACAGGCTGCACGAATAAGGGGTTTGTATTTGAAGACAATTTTGAGACAAGATGTTGCTTTCTTTGATATGGAAACAAACACTGGAGAGGTTGTTGGGAGAATGTCAGGTGATACTGTTCTCATACAAGATGCCATGGGTGAGAAGGTACTATATTGTTGCACCAACAACATTAAAACTCACAACTGGCCAAAAGTCAGCCTGAGTTATATTCATATTATGCATCTAAATGTGTTCCTGGTGATAAAAGAGTATGTTTGCTTGTACAGGTTGGAAGATTTCTGCAACTGGTATCAACATTCATTGGGGGATTTTCTGTAGCAATTTTCAAAGGGTGGCTCCTTACCCTTGTCTTGCTATCCTCAATTCCTCTTCTTGTGGCATCTGGTGGTCTTATGTCCATCATCATATCCAAGACAGCATCCCGTGGACAAAGTGCTTATGCAAATGCAGCAAATGTAGTTGAACAAACAATTGGCTCAATAAGAATGGTATGTCACGTCATCAAACTATCTACATGCCAGAGAAAACTTCTAATTTAGCTCTCAATACAATGCGTTTTGCATTGTTGGTTTTTCTAGCAAATGTATGATATCCACCATTTGGTTCTTTTCTAGGTTGCATCATTTACTGGGGAGAAGCAAGctataaataattacaaaaagtaCGTTATAACTGCTTACAAATCTGATGTTTACGAAGGTTTGGTATCAGGGTTAAGTTTGGCCATTGTTACGTCAGTCATGTACACCAGCTATGGTTTGGCTATATGGTATGGATCAAAATTGATACTGAGGAAAAAGTACAATGGGGGTGATGTGCTGAACGTGGTCATGGCTATAATAATTGGATCCATGTAAGCtgcaatttgaaaattttaagctTCCAATTGTATGTAAACATGCTATTAAAGACATAATTCATGCTTCATGTGGAAAATTTCATCTATTTTCTTTCCTAATTAAGGTGGAAACATGCACACTCATAAACTTATGTAAAGAGGTATCAGTAACTTTTTTGGcttattcattatttatttcattcattttgCTATCATGTGGATGTTTCAGGTCCCTAGGCGAGGCATCTCCCTGCATGAGTGCCTTTTTTGCTGGTAAAGCTGCGGCTTATAAGATGTTTGAGACTATCAAGAGGAGGCCAGAGATAGATTCTTATAACTCAAAGGGAAAAATTTTGGATGATATTCGTGGAGATATAGAGTTTAAAGACGTTTATTTCAGTTATCCAACTAGACCAGATGAGCCAATATTACGTGGATTCTCTCTTTATATTCCTAGTGGCACAACTACAGCTTTGGTTGGACAAAGTGGAAGTGGAAAATCAACCGTGATTAGTCTAATTGAGAGATTCTATGACCCACATGCTGGTGAAGTTCTCATAGATGGCATTAACTTGAAAGACTTCCAGCTTAAATGGATTAGGGAAAAAATTGGTCTTGTTAGCCAAGAACCTGTCTTGTTTTCATCCAGCATTAAGGATAATATTGCATATGGAAAAGATGAAGCAACGTATGACGAGATCAGAATTGCATCCGAACTCGCAAatgcttttaaatttattgataatttgcCTCAGGTTTTGTCTTATCCTCCATTCATTGGAATATAAGAGGTTATTTTCTCCTCTATTCccataaaatttgttaatttactttctaatttgaatttgatttccAGGGACTAGATACCCTGGTTGGGGAGCACGGAACACAACTGTCTGGTGGTCAGAAGCAAAGAGTTGCCATTGCAAGAGCAATTTTGAAAGACCCAAGAATCTTACTCCTCGATGAAGCTACAAGTgcacttgatgcaaagtctgaGAGGGTAGTGCAGGAGGCATTGGACAGGATTATGCTCAACCGGACAACCATCATTGTTGCCCACCGTTTGATCACTGTGAGGAATGCTGATACAATTGAAGTCATTCACATGGGAAAGACGGTTGAGAAAGGTATGCTATTCGACTCTTTTCTTCATAGCCTAAATCTGCTATCTTTGCAAATTGTCCCACGTTATGTGGACAGTTAAATCAACAATTTTCATTAAGCATATACATCATTGTGCATAATTTCAGCAACTTTTTGATTCACTGGTTTATATTTTGGATGTTAAATAGAATTACAATttgcaaaaggaaaaagatattGCCTTCCAGAACTTATTGCCTCTCAAATTTGTCTTGAAAtcttctaattgaatttttgatCAACTCTCAAACCTTGGATTAGACCTAAATGGGAGATGCATATCACCTGAAAATTTATCTGTAACTCTATCAGGATCACACTCAGAACTAATTAAGGATCCTAATGGAGCATACTCTCAGCTTATACGCTTGCAAGAAGTAGACAAGGAGTCAGAACAACATGCAGATGATCAAAACAGATCAGAAACTTCTGCTGAATCTTTTAGACAGTCACGTCTTAGACATAGTCAAAGAATGACATTAGTACAAAGCTTTAGTCGTGCATCATCAGTCGTGCCAACAGAAGTTACCCTCCCTAATGAACGACTGGCAGAAACAGAAGAAAACTATCACAAGGTCTCAATCAGCCGCATTGCCTACCTCAACAAGCCAGAGATTCCTGTACTTCTTCTTGGGACTATAGCTGCAATTATCAACGGCATAATACTTCCCATATTTAGTATACTGCTTACTAGGGTAatcaaatcattttatgaaCCACCTCCTAAATTgaaaaaggattcaaacttttgGTCACTAATGTTTGTGGCCCTTGGTATGGTATCATTTCTGGCAATTTCAGCAAGAGAATACCTCTTTGCTGTAGCTGGGTGTAAGTTAATAGCACGAATTCGATTGATGTGTTTTGAGAAGCTGGTTCACATGGAGATTGGTTGGTTTGATGCGCCTGTGCACTCGAGTGGCTCAGTTGGTGCTAGGCTCTCAGAAAATGCAGCAACAATGCGTGCCCTTGTTGGAGATACTCTTCGTCTGACGGTTCATGCTATTACTTCAGCAGCTGCAGGTTTGGTCATTTCATTTCTTGCAAGTTGGCAGTTGACATTTATTATCCTTGCATTGACTCCTCTCATCGGAGTCAATGGATACGTTCAAGTAAAGTTCTTGAAAGGATTCAATGCAGGTGCAAAGGTCTGCTCTAAAACTACTAACCCCATTTTCCTCTTTGTGTGGCTATGGCATGCTATATACATTATGACTTTCAAAGGAAATgaagtaaaatttaatttttgattggAGAAAATGGACTCAACCATTTAAAAATACTTGGAGCctatttggttaaaaatacaACAACAATTTTCTGtgtttagaaataaaaaaaagaagaagagtgtCACGCAGAGAACAATCTACTCACTTGAGGCCTTTTAGTTTAAAAACTCTAAGCTGCCACTTTAAACACAGCTaattaatttcacaatttatATGGTTGCATAAAACTATTCATTACTTGTAGTTGATGTAAATCTATGTGGTTGCAGTTGAAGTATGAGGAAGCAAGCCAAGTTGCTAATGATGCAGTTGGAAGTATCAGAACAGTTGCTTCTTTCTGTGCTGAAGACAAGGTGATGAAGCTGTACAGAAGCAAATGTGAAGGCCCAACGAAGGCAGGGATAAGGCAAGGCTTGATCACTGGAATTGGATTTGGGACTTCTTTTGGCTTGTTGTTTGTTGTCTATGC
The sequence above is drawn from the Quercus lobata isolate SW786 chromosome 12, ValleyOak3.0 Primary Assembly, whole genome shotgun sequence genome and encodes:
- the LOC115971956 gene encoding ABC transporter B family member 11-like; protein product: MINDQDNIGEKNTNTVSFLKLFSFADSTDVLLMIIGTIGAIGNGLGTPILTILFGEMINAAGNNQNNKDMVREVSKVCVKILYVAAGIGVAGFLQVACWMVTGERQAARIRGLYLKTILRQDVAFFDMETNTGEVVGRMSGDTVLIQDAMGEKVGRFLQLVSTFIGGFSVAIFKGWLLTLVLLSSIPLLVASGGLMSIIISKTASRGQSAYANAANVVEQTIGSIRMVASFTGEKQAINNYKKYVITAYKSDVYEGLVSGLSLAIVTSVMYTSYGLAIWYGSKLILRKKYNGGDVLNVVMAIIIGSMSLGEASPCMSAFFAGKAAAYKMFETIKRRPEIDSYNSKGKILDDIRGDIEFKDVYFSYPTRPDEPILRGFSLYIPSGTTTALVGQSGSGKSTVISLIERFYDPHAGEVLIDGINLKDFQLKWIREKIGLVSQEPVLFSSSIKDNIAYGKDEATYDEIRIASELANAFKFIDNLPQGLDTLVGEHGTQLSGGQKQRVAIARAILKDPRILLLDEATSALDAKSERVVQEALDRIMLNRTTIIVAHRLITVRNADTIEVIHMGKTVEKGSHSELIKDPNGAYSQLIRLQEVDKESEQHADDQNRSETSAESFRQSRLRHSQRMTLVQSFSRASSVVPTEVTLPNERLAETEENYHKVSISRIAYLNKPEIPVLLLGTIAAIINGIILPIFSILLTRVIKSFYEPPPKLKKDSNFWSLMFVALGMVSFLAISAREYLFAVAGCKLIARIRLMCFEKLVHMEIGWFDAPVHSSGSVGARLSENAATMRALVGDTLRLTVHAITSAAAGLVISFLASWQLTFIILALTPLIGVNGYVQVKFLKGFNAGAKLKYEEASQVANDAVGSIRTVASFCAEDKVMKLYRSKCEGPTKAGIRQGLITGIGFGTSFGLLFVVYATTFYIGARLVQARKATFLDVFQVFFALTITSIGIFLSNNIGPDTGKAKNASGSIFAIVDRQSKIDPSNEFGMTLENLKGEIELHHVSFKYPCRPDIQIFQDLSLTIHSGKTIALVGESGSGKSTVIALLQRFYDPDSGHITLDGIEIKEFQVKWLRQQMGLVIQEPILFNETIRANIAYGRGGNATESEIIAAAELANAHTFISGLQQGYDTVVGERGVQLSGGQKQRVAIARAMIRSPKILLLDEATSALDAESERVVQDALDRVMVNRTTVVVAHRLSTIRNADVIAVVKNGVIAEKGKHDNLIRIKDGFYTSLVALHTSASTA